In one window of Lepus europaeus isolate LE1 chromosome 14, mLepTim1.pri, whole genome shotgun sequence DNA:
- the YME1L1 gene encoding ATP-dependent zinc metalloprotease YME1L1: protein MFSLSSTVQPQVTVPLSHLINAFHSPKSTSVSVSASFSQNHHRDAVPEREAPSSEPALNLKDLGLSELKIGQIDQLVENLLPGFCKGKNISSHWRTSHVSAQSFFENKYGYLDMFSALRSSCLYRHHPRTLQSLCSDLQYWPVFTQSRGFKTLKSRTRRLQSTSERLAETQNIAPSFVKGFLLRDRGSDVESLDKLMKTKNIPEAHQDAFKTGFAEGFLKAQALTQKTNDSLRRTRLILFVLLLFGIYGLLKNPFLSVRFRTTTGLDSAVDPVQMKNVTFEHVKGVEEAKQELQEVVEFLKNPQKFTVLGGKLPKGILLVGPPGTGKTLLARAVAGEADVPFYYASGSEFDEMFVGVGASRIRNLFREAKANAPCVIFIDELDSVGGKRIESPMHPYSRQTINQLLAEMDGFKPNEGVIIIGATNFPEALDNALIRPGRFDMQVTVPRPDVKGRTEILKWYLNKIKFDQSVDPEIIARGTVGFSGAELENLVNQAALKAAVDGKEMVTMKELEFSKDKILMGPERRSVEIDNKNKTITAYHESGHAIIAYYTKDAMPINKATIMPRGPTLGHVSLLPENDRWNETRAQLLAQMDVSMGGRVAEELIFGTDHITTGASSDFDNATKIAKRMVTKFGMSEKLGVMTYSDTGKLSPETQSAIEQEIRILLRESYERAKHILKTHAKEHKNLAEALLTYETLDAKEIQIVLEGKKLEVR from the exons GTTACCGTTCCTCTGAGTCATCTCATCAATGCCTTCCATTCACCAAAAagcacctctgtctctgtcagtgCATCGTTCTCCCAGAACCACCATCGAGATGCAGTTCCTGAGCGTGAGGCTCCCAGCAGTGAG CCCGCACTTAACTTAAAGGACCTTGGATTATCCGAATTAAAAATTGGGCAGATTGATCAACTGGTAGAAAATCTACTTCCTGGATTTTGCAAAGGCAAAAACATTTCTTCCCATTGGCGTACATCTCATGTCTCTGCACAGTccttctttgaaaataaatatg GTTACCTAGATATGTTTAGTGCTTTGCGTTCCTCATGTTTGTATAGACATCATCCAAGAACTCTTCAAAGCCTTTGTTCAGATCTTCAGTACTGGCCAG TTTTCACACAGTCTCGGGGTTTTAAAACTTTGAAATCAAGGACACGACGTCTACAGTCCACCTCTGAAAGATTAGCAGAAACACAGAATATAGCACCTTCATTCGTAAAG GGGTTTCTTTTGCGGGACAGGGGATCAGATGTTGAAAGTTTGGACAAACTCATGAAAACCAAAAACATACCTGAAGCTCACCAGGATGCATTTAAAACAGGTTTTGCGGAGGGTTTTCTGAAAGCTCAAGCGCTGACTCAGAAAACCAATG ATTCCCTCAGGCGAACTCGCCTGATTCTCTTTGTTCTGCTGCTATTTGGCATTTATGGACTGTTAAAAAACCCATTTCTATCTG tCCGCTTCCGGACAACAACAGGGCTTGATTCTGCAGTAGATCCCGTTCAGATGAAAAATGTCACCTTTGAACATGTTAAAGGA GTGGAGGAAGCCAAACAAGAATTACAGGAAGTTGTTGAGTTCTTGAAGAATCCACAGAAATTTACTGTGCTTGGCGGTAAACTTCCAAAAG gaATTCTTTTAGTTGGACCACCGGGGACAGGAAAGACACTTCTTGCCCGAGCGGTGGCAGGAGAAGCTGATGTTCCTTTTTATTATGCTTCTGGATCAGAATTTGATGAAATGTTTGTGGGTGTGGGAGCTAGCCGTATCAGAAACCTTTTTA GGGAAGCAAAAGCAAATGCTCCTTGTGTTATATTTATTGATGAATTAGATTCTGTTGGTGGGAAGAGAATTGAATCTCCAATGCATCCATACTCAAGGCAGACTATAAATCAACTTCTTGCTGAAATGGATGG TTTTAAACCCAATGAAGGGGTTATCATCATAGGAGCTACAAACTTCCCAGAGGCATTAGATAA TGCCTTAATACGTCCTGGTCGTTTTGACATGCAAGTTACAGTTCCAAGGCCAGATGTGAAAGGTCgaacagaaattttgaaatggTATCTCAATAAGATCAAGTTTGATCAGT CTGTTGATCCCGAAATCATAGCTCGAGGTACTGTTGGTTtttctggagcagagctggagaaTCTTGTGAACCAAGCTGCTTTAAAGGCAGCTGTTGATGGAAAAGAAATGGTTACCATGAAGGAACTAGAATTTTCCAAAGATAAGATTCTGATGG GGCCTGAACGAAGAAGTGTGGAAattgacaacaaaaacaaaaccatcacAGCATATCACGAATCAGGTCATGCTATCATTGCATATTACACAAAAGACGCGATGCCTATCAACAAGGCTACAATCATGCCACGAGGGCCAACACTGGGACAT GTGTCACTGTTGCCTGAGAATGACAGGTGGAATGAAACAAGAGCCCAGTTGCTTGCACAAATGGATGTCAGTATGGGAGGGAGAGTGGCAGAGGAGCTTATATTTGGAACTGACCATATAACAACAG gtgcTTCCAGTGATTTTGATAATGCAACTAAGATAGCTAAGCGGATGGTCACCAAATTTGGGATGAGCGAAAAG CTTGGAGTTATGACTTACAGTGATACAGGGAAACTGAGTCCTGAAACTCAATCTGCCATCGAACAAGAAATAAGAATCCTTTTAAGG GAGTCGTATGAACGAGCAAAGCATATCTTGAAAACTCATGCAAAAGAGCATAAGAATCTAGCAGAAGCTTTATTGACCTATGAGACTTTGGATGCCAAAGAGATTCAAATTGTTCTGGAGGGGAAGAAGTTGGAAGTGAGATAA